Proteins found in one Venturia canescens isolate UGA chromosome 6, ASM1945775v1, whole genome shotgun sequence genomic segment:
- the LOC122412034 gene encoding uncharacterized protein, which produces MVNMKLPVVVCLALVIICVHFSEAADHPTKVRTLQKQCVDQGFAGVCSISTKNPNNKQRCSQQIQCAVKKGKDTFKQAGGRVPDGTKCGDNKVCIRKKCTATNQMPTYVGGNDALTCRKLVPRADKITPRPLEPLSP; this is translated from the exons ATGGTCAACATGAAGCTTCCCGTAGTCGTCTGCCTCGCATTAGTCATAATCTGTGTACACTTCAGTGAG GCCGCAGACCATCCAACGAAAGTACGCACTCTTCAAAAACAATGTGTAGATCAAGGCTTTGCTGGTGTTTGTTCG ATAAGTACGAAAAATCCCAACAACAAACAAAGATGTTCGCAACAGATACAATGCGCTGTGAAGAAGGGGAAAGATACCTTCAAACAGGCCGGAGGAAGAGTTCCTGACGGAACCAAGTGCGGAGACAACAAG GTTTGCATCAGGAAGAAATGCACCGCAACCAACCAGATGCCAACATACGTGGGAGGGAATGATGCTTTAACCTGCAGAAAATTGGTACCAAGAGCAGACAAAATTACTCCACGACCACTCGAACCGTTGTCGCCGTAA